From the genome of Candidatus Beckwithbacteria bacterium:
CCCGGGACCTCCTGTTTACAAAACAGGCGCTCTAACCAACTGAGCTAAGTCGGCAATATGGCAATATTAGGAATTGTATCAAAATTTATCATTAATTGTTAAAATACTTCCATGCTAATTGCAATTCTTCTTTCCACTACCCTAGTCAGTTTAATCGGTTTTGCCGGAGTTTTAACTTTATCTTTCAAACGGAATTCACTTCAACAAGTGTTGGTTTTTTTAGTTGCTCTCTCCGCTGGCACTATGCTAGGTGGAGCTTTTTTACATCTAATACCTGAAAGCATTGAAAGTCTTGGTACCGATACTACAGCTCTTCTTACTCTTTTATCTTTTTGTTTGTTTTTCTTGATTGAAAAAATTCTGCATTGGCGACACTGCCATAAGCAGAACTGTAAAATTCATACTTTTGGCTATATGAATTTGGTTGGCGATAGTATTCACAATTTTATTGATGGTTTGATTATTGCCAGTACTTTTAGTGTCAGCTCGTATTTGGGAATGACTACTCTTTTAGCTATTGTTTTACACGAAATTCCTCAAGAAATTGGTGATTTTGGTGTACTACTTCATGCTGGTTTTACTACTAAAAAGGCTTTGTTTTTAAATGTTGGGGTAGCTTTTACCGCCCTTTTGGGTGGTTTGCTTGGCTACTATCTAAGCGGTTTTAGTCAGAATATAGGGAGTTTTTTACTTCCCTTAGCAACCGGTGGTTTCTTATATATCCCAACTTCAGATCTTATTCCTGAGCTAAGAAAAGAAACTCATCTGGGTAAATCTTTACTTTCTTTTATTATTTTTCTATTGGGAATAGTCTTGATGTATAGCCTAAGATTTCTAGAGTAACGTTTTTCACCTTGCTTGCCCCTTTCTAACTGGTAAAATATATGAATCGCTTTTAATTTTGCCTGGATAGCTCAGTTGGCAGAGCGCATTCTTGGTAAGAATGAGGTCTCGGGTTCGATTCCCGATCCAGGCTCAGATAGTTTTGCCCTAAACAAATAGATTGCTAGTTTGGGGCTTTATTAAAGTTACACATCAAGTGTTTGTAGACGATAAGCAATTTTGCTGTTAAAATTCACTACTAAAATAAAAAATAAAGGAGGTACCATTCTATGGCAAAAAAAGCAGGACACCGAATTATGGTAGGTTTGGTATGTACTCGTTGTAAAAGTCGAAACTACATTACTCAACGTAACAAAATTAATACTGAAGAAAAATTGGTTTTAGTCAAATACTGCCGCAATTGCCGAGAACGAACCGACCACAAAGAAGTCGCTAAGTTGAAATAATCCCTGAGCTATCCTAAAAACCAACATTAGGATTTCCATCGATTTAACTTCATATGAAGGGAAAAGCACAACAGGTTTCAGAGCAGAAACGTAAAATGCAAGCTTTTTTAGAAAGTAAAAGAGGGGTATTACCAGCCAGACAAAGTTTTAACAAAAATTTTGGAGCTCAGGCTCGGGTAGCTGCTATGCATAGTATCCAACGGGCTTCTGGTCGTCGGGGTAATTAAACAAATTTTCCATCTACTAACGATCGAGCTTTGGGTCCAAAGAGGAAGTAGATTTCCACAACCACAAAGTGCATAACACCAAACACAGCAAACATTGGACCAAATGAGCCAAAAACTTCTGCTAATACTCCGGCCAAAGCTGCTCCTCCAAAAAAGCCCAGATTATAAAAAATGCCACTTTCCCCGACTACTTCATTTTCCTGCACATGATGTTTCTCAATATAATGACTTTGTTCAGCTTGTAGCGCTGCCATATAGATACTGTAACCAATACCAATTACCAAGGCTAAGACAATCGCTACAAAAGCTTCTTGAGCATACCCAAAAAACAGCAAAGAAGCTCCAGACACTAATAGTCCAAGTAAAATAAATGGTTTTTCACCTTTTTTATCAGCTAACCTGCCAAAATAACCAGTCAGTAACATGGTTGGTAATGACAGCATAGCCACAATAAAACCACCGATTAGTCGCAGATTGGGTTGATCCATAACAAATAAAGGCGCAAAGCTGGATAAAATTCCATCACAAATTCCCATTGTCATAAAAACCAGCAATAGAGGAAATACTTTGTGAATAATCTTAAACCATAAAGCTAGTTCTTTAGCAGCTGGCATCCGCCGCTTTTGAATAGCGATTGGTTTGGGTAGTTTTTTTTGAGAAAAATACAGTTTGAGCAAGATTAAAATAAGCAGTCCTAAAAATAATCCTGCCAACAAAACAAATTCCTGATTTGCCAGCAGCAAAGAGCCAGCCATAATTGGCGCTATAAAATAGCCCAAGCAACGAAAGTTTGCCATAGTCCCAAAACTAACTCCTTGTTGCTTGGTTTGGCAGTTATTGACTACAAAGTCAAAATTGGCAAAATTGTAAAACTCAGTAAAAATCCCCCACAAAACCGTGGCCATAATGATAATAATTACTTCATCATAGAGCCATAGAGAAGCAAAAATAGCTACAATTGCCAAACCAATCATTTGAAAAAGCCATCGATAATTGGGTGGTTTTTTTAAAAAACCAATCACTAAATCAGTCGCAATATTCCAGATTGATGAAGATGCCAAAATCAAGCCGATCAGAGCTAAAGAAACCTTTTCGCGCTGCAGCAAAACTGGTAAGGTAAAACTGATTAAGCCACTAGCAATAGCAAACAAAAAGGCTAAAAAAGCAAAACGAAAGACCGGTCGGTCTTTTTGTAAAATATGAAAACGGGCTGTATGTAGGAAGCTACGGTACATATTTTTATGGTAGCAAAAATTGTAAGTTCAGACTACAGATTAATAAATTTATCTTGCTTCAATCCAAAAAACAGGTAAAATATAAAGGTTAGCTTTTAGTTTATTAGCTATTAGCTTATAGAGGAAAAAGAAGGTTGTAATTCCACTTTTTCGCTTTTAATTTTAAGTTTTTAGTTTAACTTTGGGCCTGTAGCCCTGCCTGTCGGCAGGCAGGTCAGTTGGCAGAGCAACTCTATAGATATCGAAGAGATAATGGTTTATTTATAGATAGTTGAAATTAATCTTTACATGAAATGGGCCTGTAGCTCAGTTGGTAGAGCGCTTGTATGGCATACAAGAGGTAAGGGGTTCGATCCCCCTCAGGTCCACCCTTCGACTTTCGCTCAGGGTTATAACAGATTTTAATGTTAGAATTTTGTTTTTCTTCTTAAATCCCTCTCAATCTGTTAAAATAATGGCACTAAATCTTAATTTAGGTTTAATTTTAGGGCTATCATACAATGGTAGTATGAGGGTCTCCAAAACCCTTCATCCAGGTTCGAGTCCTGGTAGCCCTGCAAATATTTTTAAATACTTCTTTTTAATTATTTATGACCCAAATACCTCTAAAACTTCTCAGAGAAAAAGAGATAATACTCAAACTTAAAACTAAAATTCATCGTCATCCTCAAACTGCCAATATCGATGATCTGGTAAAACTAGCTCACCATTATTATCAAATGTATTTAATTTCTGATGACGAACGGTCAAAATCTCTTTGTATAGGCCAAGCTAGTTATTATGGTCATTGGGC
Proteins encoded in this window:
- the rpmG gene encoding 50S ribosomal protein L33, giving the protein MAKKAGHRIMVGLVCTRCKSRNYITQRNKINTEEKLVLVKYCRNCRERTDHKEVAKLK
- a CDS encoding MFS transporter, with the translated sequence MYRSFLHTARFHILQKDRPVFRFAFLAFLFAIASGLISFTLPVLLQREKVSLALIGLILASSSIWNIATDLVIGFLKKPPNYRWLFQMIGLAIVAIFASLWLYDEVIIIIMATVLWGIFTEFYNFANFDFVVNNCQTKQQGVSFGTMANFRCLGYFIAPIMAGSLLLANQEFVLLAGLFLGLLILILLKLYFSQKKLPKPIAIQKRRMPAAKELALWFKIIHKVFPLLLVFMTMGICDGILSSFAPLFVMDQPNLRLIGGFIVAMLSLPTMLLTGYFGRLADKKGEKPFILLGLLVSGASLLFFGYAQEAFVAIVLALVIGIGYSIYMAALQAEQSHYIEKHHVQENEVVGESGIFYNLGFFGGAALAGVLAEVFGSFGPMFAVFGVMHFVVVEIYFLFGPKARSLVDGKFV
- a CDS encoding ZIP family metal transporter, with translation MLIAILLSTTLVSLIGFAGVLTLSFKRNSLQQVLVFLVALSAGTMLGGAFLHLIPESIESLGTDTTALLTLLSFCLFFLIEKILHWRHCHKQNCKIHTFGYMNLVGDSIHNFIDGLIIASTFSVSSYLGMTTLLAIVLHEIPQEIGDFGVLLHAGFTTKKALFLNVGVAFTALLGGLLGYYLSGFSQNIGSFLLPLATGGFLYIPTSDLIPELRKETHLGKSLLSFIIFLLGIVLMYSLRFLE